Proteins co-encoded in one Rhizobium sp. NZLR1 genomic window:
- a CDS encoding FtsX-like permease family protein, producing the protein MYEHWLIGLVRTRSGRLVGTIGGVALTVAFVTCLGTFLQSSAAEMTARSIAQVPVDWQVQLLPGADGGAVEAGIRSAAPVAALQLVGYADVPGFEANTGGTVQTTGGGTVLGMEASYVGQFPAQIRRLLGSVDGVLVAQQTAANLHISLGDEVTIHRHQAPDISVTVAGIVDLPNADAMFQAIGVPPGAAPQAPPDNVLLLPMSQWEQVFQQQGAGRQDTVRSEFHIRLDHHDLPSDPLAASTWATERGQNFEARAAGAALLANNLAARLEAVREDALYARLVFLFLGAPGVILAVLLTLAVAGAGRDRRRRDQALLRLRGATVDTVLRLAAVEAAVAGIGGSLLGIFVGAVAGYLILGVALLRSEAVALLGTVVVAGVALSLAAILIPTWRDARGSTVAAARRSIGKHRTPLWSRGYVDLVLLVLAAAFYWRSAASGYQVVLAPEGVAATAVDYTSFLPPVLLWSGLALLAVRLVGAGLQHGRSVIARGLRPVAGSLADVIAATFGRQGPRLTAGVGLAALAFAFAASTAIFNATYEAQARIDAELTNGADVTVTGTPAEPASKAFDRLSKLPGVLAAQPMQHRYAYVGTDLQDLYGIDPARIGSATAMSDAYFANGDAGATLADLARTSDGVLVSQETVNDYQLSRGDSINLRLQNAADHQYHIVPFHIVGVVREFPTAPRDSFLVANAAYIAQQTGSAGSEIVLIRSNGDPARVVRTVRSAIADLPALKVSQIGDAVALIGSSLTAIDLAGLTRLELIFALVMLAVSGGLVLGLGLADRERSFAILVALGAKPRQLGAFVWSEAGLVVGGGMLLGLSAGALIAHVLVKLLTGVFDPPPESLSLPWGYFAALVLTATSAALLAATSEAMRSGAHVTEKLRGE; encoded by the coding sequence ATGTACGAGCACTGGTTGATCGGACTTGTCCGAACCCGTTCGGGTCGCCTTGTCGGCACCATCGGAGGTGTCGCGCTGACCGTTGCCTTCGTCACGTGTCTGGGTACCTTTTTGCAGTCCAGCGCGGCCGAGATGACCGCGCGATCGATCGCCCAGGTTCCCGTCGACTGGCAGGTCCAGCTACTGCCGGGGGCAGATGGTGGCGCGGTCGAGGCCGGAATCCGCTCTGCCGCGCCGGTTGCCGCTTTGCAGCTGGTCGGCTATGCCGACGTGCCCGGCTTCGAGGCGAACACTGGGGGCACCGTCCAGACCACGGGCGGCGGCACCGTACTCGGCATGGAAGCGAGCTATGTTGGCCAGTTCCCGGCCCAGATCCGGCGCTTGCTCGGATCGGTCGACGGTGTCCTGGTGGCGCAGCAAACTGCGGCCAACCTGCATATCTCGTTGGGCGATGAAGTCACCATCCACCGCCACCAAGCGCCTGATATCAGCGTGACGGTCGCCGGCATCGTCGATTTGCCGAACGCCGATGCGATGTTTCAGGCGATCGGTGTCCCGCCTGGCGCCGCACCACAAGCCCCGCCCGACAACGTTTTGCTGTTGCCGATGTCTCAGTGGGAGCAGGTGTTCCAGCAGCAAGGCGCCGGCCGGCAGGATACCGTTCGGAGCGAGTTCCACATCAGGCTCGATCATCACGACCTGCCATCCGATCCGCTTGCCGCGAGCACATGGGCGACCGAGCGCGGCCAAAATTTCGAGGCCCGCGCCGCCGGTGCGGCGCTGCTTGCAAACAATCTGGCGGCTCGCCTGGAAGCCGTGCGCGAGGATGCCCTCTATGCGCGGCTGGTCTTCCTGTTCCTTGGCGCCCCAGGGGTCATCCTCGCTGTCCTGCTCACACTTGCCGTCGCAGGCGCCGGACGGGACAGGCGCCGCCGCGACCAAGCGTTGCTGCGGCTGCGCGGAGCGACGGTTGACACTGTTCTTCGCCTTGCCGCGGTCGAGGCGGCTGTCGCGGGCATCGGCGGCTCGCTACTTGGTATTTTCGTCGGAGCTGTGGCCGGATACCTCATCCTTGGGGTGGCGCTCTTGCGCAGCGAAGCCGTTGCCCTGCTCGGCACGGTGGTCGTGGCCGGAGTGGCGCTTTCTCTTGCGGCGATCCTGATCCCCACTTGGCGCGACGCTCGCGGCTCGACGGTTGCCGCCGCACGCCGGTCAATCGGCAAGCACCGGACGCCGCTCTGGAGTCGCGGCTATGTCGACTTGGTGTTGCTCGTGCTAGCCGCCGCGTTCTACTGGCGGTCGGCGGCGAGCGGATACCAAGTCGTCCTTGCCCCGGAGGGCGTGGCAGCGACGGCGGTCGACTACACGTCCTTCCTGCCTCCTGTCCTCCTATGGAGCGGGTTGGCGCTGCTTGCCGTGCGGCTGGTCGGGGCCGGGCTGCAGCACGGCCGGTCGGTCATCGCCAGAGGCCTGCGACCTGTCGCCGGTTCTCTCGCGGATGTCATCGCCGCGACCTTCGGGCGGCAGGGCCCGCGGCTGACCGCTGGCGTAGGCCTTGCAGCGCTTGCCTTCGCTTTCGCGGCATCGACCGCAATCTTCAACGCGACCTACGAGGCTCAGGCCCGGATCGACGCCGAGCTCACCAATGGCGCCGACGTCACCGTTACGGGCACACCCGCCGAGCCCGCATCCAAGGCATTCGATCGTCTTTCCAAGCTGCCGGGGGTGCTGGCCGCCCAGCCGATGCAACATCGATACGCTTACGTTGGAACGGACCTTCAGGATCTCTATGGTATCGATCCGGCGCGCATCGGGTCAGCCACAGCGATGTCCGATGCCTATTTCGCCAATGGCGACGCCGGGGCGACGCTCGCCGATCTCGCACGAACATCCGATGGCGTGCTCGTATCGCAGGAGACCGTGAACGATTATCAGCTCAGTCGCGGCGACAGCATCAATCTTCGTCTGCAAAACGCGGCTGATCACCAATACCACATCGTGCCTTTTCACATCGTAGGCGTGGTGCGCGAATTCCCCACGGCGCCCAGGGATTCGTTTCTGGTCGCCAACGCAGCTTACATTGCGCAACAGACCGGTTCCGCGGGAAGCGAGATTGTCCTGATCCGATCGAACGGCGATCCGGCCCGGGTCGTCCGAACTGTCCGAAGCGCGATCGCGGATCTGCCAGCGCTCAAGGTCAGTCAGATTGGTGATGCCGTTGCTTTGATCGGATCGAGCCTCACAGCGATCGACCTCGCCGGTTTGACGCGGCTTGAGCTGATCTTCGCGTTGGTCATGCTTGCCGTCTCGGGCGGACTGGTCCTGGGGCTAGGGCTGGCCGACCGGGAACGCTCTTTCGCCATCCTCGTCGCGCTTGGTGCCAAGCCGCGGCAGCTTGGCGCCTTTGTTTGGAGCGAAGCTGGATTGGTAGTCGGCGGCGGCATGCTTCTCGGCCTCTCGGCCGGAGCGCTCATAGCCCATGTGCTCGTCAAGCTGCTGACTGGGGTATTCGACCCGCCACCCGAGTCGCTTTCGTTGCCCTGGGGCTATTTCGCTGCCCTCGTCCTCACCGCGACCAGCGCCGCTCTGCTGGCCGCGACGAGCGAGGCGATGCGCAGCGGGGCACACGTCACCGAGAAGTTGAGAGGCGAATAA
- a CDS encoding DUF1344 domain-containing protein, with protein sequence MKPQMLMAAILALAPMGTALAAQTSGMITAISKKADTITLSDGKNYTLPEGIEDTKLRVGEKVQLTFAIKGGKAVVSHLTPEK encoded by the coding sequence ATGAAACCACAAATGCTTATGGCCGCAATACTGGCGCTGGCACCGATGGGCACGGCACTCGCTGCCCAGACGTCCGGCATGATCACCGCGATCAGCAAGAAGGCCGATACGATCACGTTGTCGGACGGCAAGAACTATACCCTGCCCGAAGGGATCGAGGATACCAAACTCCGCGTCGGCGAGAAGGTTCAGCTAACCTTCGCGATCAAAGGCGGCAAGGCGGTCGTCTCTCACCTGACCCCGGAGAAGTGA
- a CDS encoding phosphatase PAP2 family protein produces the protein MYGLDVAVTRAINGLAGHSAAIDYLMVWISGIGVPVMVMAVALQWWRGSDRPHIRHVIVAAGFSFLLGLGLNQLILLFIHRARPYDSGVTNLLIERSADFSFPSDHATATFAIAAAFLLHGARRSGFAFLAAACFVTFSRIYIGTHYASDVFGGALTGVIAALMVLAIYREGTKADRLITRIF, from the coding sequence ATGTATGGACTCGACGTAGCTGTAACTCGTGCCATTAATGGATTGGCGGGACATAGCGCTGCGATCGACTACTTGATGGTCTGGATCTCCGGTATCGGCGTCCCGGTCATGGTGATGGCGGTAGCCCTGCAATGGTGGCGCGGGTCTGACAGGCCGCATATACGGCATGTCATCGTGGCGGCAGGCTTCTCGTTCTTGCTGGGACTCGGCCTCAACCAACTCATTCTTCTCTTTATCCACCGGGCTCGTCCCTATGACAGCGGAGTAACAAACCTGCTGATCGAACGGAGCGCCGACTTTTCGTTTCCCTCCGATCATGCAACGGCGACCTTTGCGATTGCGGCCGCTTTTCTCCTTCACGGCGCCCGACGCTCCGGATTTGCCTTCCTTGCGGCGGCGTGCTTTGTCACCTTCTCCCGCATTTACATCGGGACCCACTACGCCAGCGACGTCTTCGGCGGAGCACTGACCGGTGTCATCGCAGCACTCATGGTCCTTGCAATATATCGCGAAGGCACCAAAGCTGACCGCCTGATCACTCGAATCTTTTAG
- a CDS encoding DedA family protein — MGVVVPGTAVIIALSALVPNGVLLLWPLMAAATFGAIVGDGLSFWLGHRYHREILCLWPLKRYPELIERSEAFFKRHGDKSVFIARFAPGVRAFIPLLAGMLGMPVRRFYAVNITSALVWAPSHILPGVLVGVTFGALGSAARPLAILLVILLATGWVTWRLGRWVLRRGFPLLEVLVTEARRWSETRNTWLSRRVGDMLRSGAPGSVGSRHHAWLTRRGRLVVPRHSRRCGQW, encoded by the coding sequence ATGGGCGTCGTTGTCCCCGGCACGGCGGTCATAATTGCCTTAAGTGCGCTAGTGCCGAATGGCGTTCTCCTCCTCTGGCCCTTGATGGCCGCAGCGACTTTTGGCGCGATCGTCGGAGACGGCTTATCATTCTGGCTCGGCCACCGATACCATCGCGAGATTCTCTGCCTCTGGCCGCTAAAGCGATACCCGGAGCTGATCGAGCGTAGCGAAGCCTTCTTCAAGCGGCACGGTGACAAGAGCGTGTTTATCGCCCGTTTTGCGCCTGGTGTTCGAGCATTCATCCCGCTTCTCGCGGGCATGCTCGGGATGCCCGTCAGGCGGTTCTATGCGGTCAACATCACTTCGGCCCTGGTGTGGGCACCGTCACACATTCTACCGGGCGTTCTCGTCGGTGTAACGTTCGGTGCTCTGGGCTCGGCAGCAAGGCCGTTGGCAATCCTTTTAGTCATTCTGCTCGCAACGGGTTGGGTGACGTGGCGTCTTGGGCGGTGGGTATTAAGGCGAGGTTTTCCCCTTCTGGAGGTTCTCGTCACAGAGGCACGAAGGTGGTCTGAGACCCGCAACACGTGGCTCAGCCGCCGTGTCGGCGACATGCTCCGATCCGGCGCGCCCGGAAGCGTGGGTTCTCGCCATCATGCTTGGCTTACTCGGCGGGGCCGCCTGGTTGTTCCTCGGCATTCTCGAAGATGTGGTCAATGGTGA
- a CDS encoding phosphatase PAP2 family protein: MLGLLGGAAWLFLGILEDVVNGDPLVLADHAIYNALQEVRTPLGDAIMVAITEIGDTKVVVVVTTVIFLWLAWKRAWRTAAFWLAAVGGASALNTVIKVALHRARPDELLYSGWSAFSFPSGHSTTNMALYGFLAFLIAGELRPALRVLIGTGAAVLIFMIACSRLYLGAHWFSDVAGGAAVGSAWFILLAIFYLRRPVERIGSSALLVTASAAIILAGAGNIYHSHSTDIARYAAKNAIHALAVADWWTTGWQTLPDRRVDLTGEVEEPLTFQWAGSLQGLQDLLQQDGWRPSLGWTPVTVLKWLTASTDTTVVPVVPHFASGRLPDIAFVRSSTALAPSTARLVLRLWETDMKLEDREQTPLWVGSITEERIYRLLSLVTMVSTQPDFTGPREALARSLREGHLVSRDEVEAKGGWDGRVLLARQKASHPPPLLPSNPAQPVGSGADPRNKCRVSNWLEPSRL; the protein is encoded by the coding sequence ATGCTTGGCTTACTCGGCGGGGCCGCCTGGTTGTTCCTCGGCATTCTCGAAGATGTGGTCAATGGTGATCCGCTGGTTCTCGCAGACCACGCCATTTATAACGCATTGCAGGAGGTTCGCACGCCGCTAGGCGATGCGATCATGGTTGCCATCACGGAGATTGGTGACACCAAAGTTGTGGTGGTCGTCACCACAGTCATATTCCTATGGCTTGCTTGGAAGCGGGCTTGGCGCACGGCTGCCTTCTGGCTGGCTGCTGTCGGTGGCGCGTCGGCTCTCAATACGGTCATCAAGGTGGCACTTCACAGGGCAAGACCGGATGAGCTGTTGTATTCCGGTTGGAGCGCGTTTTCTTTTCCGAGCGGCCATAGCACGACGAACATGGCGCTCTATGGCTTTCTTGCATTTCTGATCGCCGGCGAGCTTCGCCCAGCACTGCGCGTCTTGATCGGCACGGGAGCCGCAGTTCTTATCTTTATGATCGCGTGCTCGCGTCTATACCTCGGTGCACATTGGTTCTCCGATGTGGCCGGCGGAGCGGCGGTTGGATCCGCATGGTTTATTCTGCTCGCCATCTTTTATCTGCGGCGTCCGGTCGAACGAATAGGATCTTCAGCGCTGCTCGTGACCGCGTCCGCAGCCATTATCCTTGCAGGCGCCGGCAACATCTATCACAGCCACTCCACTGATATTGCGCGGTACGCGGCCAAAAACGCGATACATGCGCTCGCCGTTGCTGATTGGTGGACGACTGGTTGGCAGACCCTTCCGGACCGTCGGGTCGATCTCACCGGCGAAGTGGAAGAGCCGCTCACATTCCAGTGGGCGGGGAGCCTGCAGGGTTTGCAGGATCTTTTGCAGCAGGACGGTTGGAGGCCATCCCTCGGTTGGACGCCAGTCACTGTACTTAAATGGCTCACCGCGTCTACAGATACCACCGTTGTTCCGGTGGTGCCTCATTTTGCCAGCGGCCGTCTACCGGATATAGCCTTCGTTCGGTCCTCAACCGCGCTGGCCCCGTCGACCGCGCGGCTCGTTCTCCGTCTTTGGGAAACCGATATGAAGCTCGAGGATAGAGAGCAGACCCCGCTTTGGGTGGGTTCGATAACGGAGGAGCGGATCTACCGACTACTATCGCTAGTTACAATGGTCTCGACACAGCCTGATTTCACCGGACCACGGGAAGCGCTGGCGCGATCACTTCGGGAAGGACATCTCGTGTCGCGCGATGAAGTGGAGGCCAAGGGAGGATGGGACGGGCGTGTTCTGCTGGCTCGCCAGAAGGCATCTCATCCGCCCCCGCTCCTCCCTAGCAACCCGGCCCAGCCGGTCGGATCGGGGGCTGATCCGAGGAACAAGTGTCGCGTTTCTAATTGGCTGGAACCGTCGCGGCTCTAA
- a CDS encoding dihydrofolate reductase family protein, with the protein MTKVAFNISMSLDGFITAGNQTREEPLGKNGEFLHEWFFNSGAEGDAYVQRLTSNVGSVICGRKCYDDSIPYWDENGPTGPLKLPLFVVTHRPLLASHSTGIYHAVGTIPDAVKQAKSAARGKDVSLMGGADVFRQALAGGLVDEIELHIVPVLFGAGSRLFDTLPNQIKLEPTSMLDTPLARHIAYRIVK; encoded by the coding sequence ATGACCAAGGTCGCTTTCAATATCAGCATGTCGCTCGACGGCTTCATTACCGCAGGAAACCAGACCAGGGAGGAACCACTCGGCAAGAACGGCGAATTTCTTCACGAATGGTTCTTCAACAGCGGTGCAGAGGGCGATGCATATGTGCAGCGCCTCACCAGCAATGTTGGCAGCGTGATCTGCGGGCGCAAATGCTATGACGACTCGATCCCATACTGGGATGAGAACGGGCCGACGGGGCCGTTAAAGCTGCCGCTTTTCGTCGTCACTCACCGGCCGTTACTCGCCTCGCACAGCACTGGAATCTATCACGCGGTTGGGACAATTCCCGACGCGGTGAAGCAGGCGAAGTCGGCGGCCAGAGGCAAGGATGTGAGCCTCATGGGCGGAGCCGACGTCTTTCGCCAAGCACTGGCCGGCGGGCTTGTCGACGAGATCGAGTTGCATATCGTGCCGGTGCTCTTTGGTGCTGGGAGTCGCCTGTTCGACACGCTGCCCAACCAGATCAAGCTTGAGCCCACCAGCATGCTCGACACGCCACTCGCTCGGCATATCGCCTATCGCATTGTGAAGTAA
- a CDS encoding DUF1127 domain-containing protein: protein MNVARSFNNWRKFRQTVTELGRMSSRELQDLGIDRADIRSVARASVAR from the coding sequence ATGAACGTAGCACGCTCTTTCAACAACTGGCGCAAGTTCCGTCAGACCGTTACTGAACTTGGCCGCATGTCCAGTCGCGAACTGCAAGACCTTGGCATTGACCGCGCGGATATTCGCAGCGTTGCCCGCGCATCGGTTGCTCGCTAA
- the groES gene encoding co-chaperone GroES, which translates to MINTIFRPLHDRVVVRRIEAEAKTKGGIIIPDTAKEKPQEGEIVAVGTGARDESGKIVPLDVKAGDRILFGKWSGTEIKFNGEDLLIMKEADVMGVIA; encoded by the coding sequence ATGATTAATACCATTTTCCGGCCGCTGCACGACCGCGTCGTCGTGCGCCGTATCGAGGCTGAAGCCAAGACCAAGGGCGGGATCATCATTCCCGACACCGCCAAAGAGAAGCCGCAGGAAGGCGAAATCGTCGCCGTCGGCACCGGCGCACGCGACGAGAGCGGCAAGATCGTTCCCCTCGATGTCAAGGCGGGCGATCGCATCCTGTTCGGCAAGTGGTCCGGCACCGAGATTAAGTTCAACGGCGAAGACCTGCTGATCATGAAGGAAGCAGACGTCATGGGCGTCATCGCCTGA
- the groL gene encoding chaperonin GroEL (60 kDa chaperone family; promotes refolding of misfolded polypeptides especially under stressful conditions; forms two stacked rings of heptamers to form a barrel-shaped 14mer; ends can be capped by GroES; misfolded proteins enter the barrel where they are refolded when GroES binds): protein MSAKQIKFGRDAREKLLRGVDILADAVKVTLGPKGRNVVIDKSFGAPRITKDGVAVAKEIELDDKFENMGAQMVREVASKTNDVAGDGTTTATVLAQAIVREGGKAVAAGMNPMDLKRGIDLAVTAVVKDLLAKAKKINTSEEIAQVGTISANGEKEIGQYIADAMQKVGNEGVITVEEAKTAETELEVVEGMQFDRGYLSPYFVTNAEKMVAELEDAYVLLHEKKLSNLQAMLPILEAVVQSGKPLLIISEDVEGEALATLVVNKLRGGLKIAAVKAPGFGDRRKAMLEDLAILTGGTVISEDLGIKLENVTLEMLGRAKKVSITKENTTIVDGAGTKADIDGRIGQIKAQIEETTSDYDREKLQERLAKLAGGVAVIRVGGSTEVEVKEKKDRIDDALNATRAAVEEGIVPGGGTALLRASIVLDIKGENDDQNAGIAIIRKALQSLVRQIAENAGDEGSIVVGKILESNTDNFGYNAQTSEYGDMIAMGIVDPVKVVRTALQNAASVAGLLVTTEAMIADLPKKDATGGGMPDMGGMGGMGGMM from the coding sequence ATGTCTGCGAAACAGATCAAATTCGGCCGTGATGCACGCGAGAAGCTGCTGCGGGGCGTCGATATTCTTGCCGATGCAGTGAAGGTCACGCTCGGTCCGAAGGGCCGCAACGTCGTGATCGACAAGTCCTTCGGCGCACCGCGCATTACCAAGGACGGCGTCGCTGTCGCCAAGGAAATCGAACTGGACGACAAGTTCGAAAACATGGGCGCCCAGATGGTCCGCGAAGTCGCTTCGAAGACCAATGACGTCGCTGGCGACGGTACCACCACAGCTACCGTTCTCGCCCAGGCGATCGTTCGCGAAGGCGGCAAGGCCGTTGCAGCCGGCATGAACCCGATGGACCTGAAGCGCGGCATCGATCTCGCCGTTACCGCGGTCGTGAAGGACCTGCTGGCCAAGGCCAAGAAGATCAACACATCGGAAGAGATTGCCCAGGTCGGCACCATCTCGGCCAATGGCGAGAAGGAAATAGGCCAGTATATCGCCGACGCGATGCAGAAGGTCGGCAATGAGGGTGTGATTACCGTCGAAGAAGCCAAGACCGCCGAAACCGAGCTCGAAGTCGTCGAAGGCATGCAGTTCGATCGTGGTTATCTTAGCCCCTATTTTGTCACCAATGCCGAAAAGATGGTGGCTGAACTGGAAGATGCCTATGTGCTGCTGCACGAAAAGAAGCTCTCCAATCTGCAGGCCATGCTTCCTATCCTGGAAGCAGTCGTCCAGAGTGGCAAGCCGCTGCTCATCATTTCCGAGGACGTCGAAGGCGAAGCTCTCGCGACGCTCGTCGTCAACAAGCTGCGCGGCGGCCTCAAGATCGCTGCCGTCAAGGCTCCTGGCTTCGGCGACCGCCGCAAGGCCATGCTGGAGGATCTGGCGATCCTGACCGGCGGCACTGTCATCTCCGAAGACCTCGGCATCAAGCTCGAAAACGTCACGCTCGAGATGCTCGGCCGTGCCAAAAAGGTCTCTATCACCAAGGAGAATACTACCATCGTTGATGGTGCGGGCACCAAGGCGGATATTGACGGTCGCATCGGCCAGATCAAGGCTCAGATCGAGGAAACCACCTCCGACTACGACCGCGAGAAGCTGCAGGAACGCCTTGCCAAGCTCGCTGGCGGCGTTGCCGTCATCCGCGTTGGCGGCTCGACGGAAGTCGAAGTCAAGGAAAAGAAGGATCGCATCGACGACGCGCTCAACGCCACACGCGCGGCTGTTGAAGAAGGCATCGTTCCAGGCGGTGGCACAGCTCTGCTGCGCGCTTCCATCGTCCTCGATATCAAGGGCGAGAATGACGACCAGAACGCCGGTATAGCGATCATCCGCAAGGCACTTCAGTCGCTGGTTCGCCAGATTGCCGAAAACGCCGGTGACGAAGGTTCGATCGTGGTCGGCAAGATCCTGGAAAGCAATACCGACAACTTCGGTTACAACGCTCAGACGTCTGAATATGGCGACATGATCGCCATGGGCATTGTCGATCCGGTAAAGGTTGTGCGCACCGCCCTGCAGAACGCGGCTTCGGTTGCCGGCCTGCTGGTGACCACAGAAGCCATGATTGCCGATCTACCGAAGAAGGATGCTACCGGCGGCGGCATGCCTGACATGGGCGGCATGGGCGGCATGGGCGGCATGATGTAA
- a CDS encoding J domain-containing protein, whose protein sequence is MNSDSKIFVGLRPLRKKTDSNRKPDGPKCQWDGCQKGGIHRAPVGRDGEGLYLLFCAEHMKDYGRGYNFASNLSDPVVARYQREAASGARPTWGSRIRQPAEAALPFTVRSGSAKAMNARRNAAERQGARADLQRRKLKVLEAKAFETLGLLPEASPEQIRSRYKQKLKMHHPDANSGDRNSEDELRAAIDAYKILKLNGFC, encoded by the coding sequence ATGAATTCAGATTCCAAAATATTCGTTGGCTTGCGACCCCTCCGCAAAAAGACAGATTCGAACCGGAAGCCGGATGGTCCGAAATGCCAATGGGACGGGTGCCAAAAGGGCGGCATTCACCGCGCTCCCGTCGGACGGGATGGAGAGGGATTGTATCTGCTCTTCTGTGCCGAGCATATGAAGGACTACGGCAGAGGCTACAATTTTGCGAGCAATCTGTCCGATCCTGTCGTCGCTCGCTATCAGAGAGAAGCGGCAAGCGGCGCCCGTCCGACCTGGGGAAGCAGGATCCGTCAGCCTGCGGAGGCAGCGCTCCCCTTCACGGTCCGATCTGGTTCTGCAAAGGCGATGAATGCCCGCAGAAACGCTGCAGAACGTCAGGGGGCAAGAGCGGATCTTCAACGGCGCAAGCTGAAAGTGCTGGAAGCCAAAGCGTTCGAAACACTCGGCCTTCTGCCGGAGGCAAGCCCCGAGCAAATCAGAAGCCGCTACAAGCAGAAGCTAAAGATGCACCATCCTGACGCTAACAGCGGAGATCGGAATTCGGAGGACGAGCTTCGGGCTGCAATCGACGCCTATAAGATCCTCAAATTGAACGGCTTTTGCTGA
- a CDS encoding SOS response-associated peptidase, translating into MCNDYRLMVDVASVVEDFAHLKIKIRFGEGAPNLEAREDIKITDAGPIVRTIDGVRDEAELVQRRWSWPGPNKRPVYNFRSEGREFTSNRCLIVADGFYEFTDPKDAKKKRKDKWLFTKKDEPIFCIAGIWRETPEIGQAFTMLTMEPGPDIAPYHDRQIVILERNAWADWLDPTVSAKSLIRPLLAGTLSVEQVG; encoded by the coding sequence ATGTGCAATGATTATCGGCTGATGGTGGATGTCGCCTCGGTTGTCGAGGATTTCGCCCACCTCAAGATCAAGATCCGTTTCGGTGAAGGCGCGCCGAACCTCGAAGCGCGCGAAGACATCAAGATAACCGATGCCGGCCCCATCGTCAGGACGATCGATGGTGTCCGCGACGAGGCCGAGCTCGTGCAGCGGCGCTGGAGCTGGCCGGGGCCGAACAAGCGGCCGGTCTATAATTTCCGTTCGGAGGGACGGGAGTTCACCTCCAATCGCTGCCTGATCGTTGCCGACGGCTTTTACGAGTTCACGGATCCAAAGGATGCCAAAAAGAAGCGCAAGGACAAGTGGCTGTTTACCAAGAAGGACGAGCCGATTTTCTGCATCGCCGGCATCTGGCGCGAAACGCCGGAGATCGGCCAGGCCTTCACTATGCTGACGATGGAGCCGGGGCCGGACATCGCGCCGTACCACGACCGGCAGATTGTCATCCTCGAGCGCAACGCGTGGGCCGACTGGCTCGATCCAACTGTTTCTGCAAAGTCATTGATCCGGCCGCTTTTAGCGGGAACGCTATCGGTGGAGCAGGTCGGTTGA
- a CDS encoding SOS response-associated peptidase yields MNATVFQSDAPLDKRRVIIRRHDGDVEMVELPWGLRPRDGGSRAVNVVRSEGRTFPTHRCLVPASEFRHKSFSFSLTNGDWFYFAGIWRPATEDWPEAYAILTIEANPDIAPFHDRQMAVLTRHQRMAWLDELVPEEEILRPLAAGTFRLKRHAGASAQPMLAV; encoded by the coding sequence ATGAACGCGACCGTTTTCCAGTCCGACGCCCCACTCGACAAGCGCCGCGTCATCATAAGACGCCATGACGGCGATGTGGAGATGGTGGAACTGCCGTGGGGACTGCGCCCGCGCGACGGCGGCTCCCGCGCCGTCAACGTCGTCCGATCGGAAGGACGGACGTTCCCGACCCACCGCTGCCTGGTGCCGGCCTCGGAGTTTCGCCATAAGAGCTTCAGCTTCTCGCTCACCAATGGCGACTGGTTCTATTTCGCGGGGATCTGGCGGCCGGCAACCGAGGACTGGCCGGAGGCCTACGCCATCCTGACGATTGAAGCGAACCCTGATATCGCGCCGTTCCACGACCGGCAGATGGCGGTGCTGACACGGCACCAACGCATGGCCTGGCTCGACGAACTTGTGCCCGAAGAGGAAATCCTACGGCCGCTAGCGGCGGGGACGTTCCGGCTCAAGCGCCACGCGGGCGCTTCTGCCCAGCCGATGCTGGCTGTCTAA